The following is a genomic window from Miscanthus floridulus cultivar M001 chromosome 14, ASM1932011v1, whole genome shotgun sequence.
atgtataattagcagcgtacaatacgacttcaaaaacctattttgaaaagaaaacaaaaaaatgaaaagaaaagaaaaaagaaaaaaacctttagtcccggttcgtattaccaaccgggactaaaggtgccggccatcgtggcatgtcaggaggcacttttagtcccggttggtgttacccaccgggactaaaggtcctcctttagtcccggttcctgacccgaaactaaaggacccccctttagtcccggatgcttgctcccgggtggggaaccgggactagagggggttccccaccgggagtaaagctcggttctctaccagtggacTGGACGGCAGGTTGAGATCGGTCTGGAGCCCAGGATGTCCATCGTCGGCCTGGGCCGAAGGGCTGTCAGCTATTTAATTTCATGCACACACAAAAGGAGAAAAGAGAGGGTGATTAGTATATAGTACTTACATGCATATGAGCATGCAGAAAGATGGGATCGAAACTAGCAATTGTTGTTGACGAAAATGTAGAGGAAGGAGATAGTGTATACAAAATGCACGATACTTTCGGGATGGTGTAATACCTCCTACGTTCTCATCGGCCTCGTTACCGCCACCAGCCAGCAGTGCCTCGTCGATCATAAAGCCAAACGTAGTGACCATGTTCTGCTGCCTCTCAACAATGTTGTTTAGTGCAGACTGAATTGTCTGGCACTGCCAATCAACATCTTGGTCATAAGAAGTGCACACTTCCTCGAACCGACGCCGGGTGCTCCCTCTCAAGGCCGCTATCTTGCCAGCAAGCAACTTAGATAGCCGAGGGACGTAGATACTGCCCAGATCAGGTGCAGCCATGTAGCAGGTCTGAGTTGGCGGTCGGAACTACAAAAGTTGAAGCAATTAAAATCAGTAAATGCAGACAGTGATTGAACTGAAAATGAACAGGTTATAAATAAACAATATAGGAAGCTTACATTCAGACTTCCGTAACCTTCAATAGCCTGCCCGGCATGGACGACATCGGCCCGACTCAGGTTGTTTACCATATCGGTAGTAAACATGCTGATGCGGGGAGTTAGAAACCTATCCTCAGGACCAGCAGGATGGTCAAGCCAGTCCAAATAGTAAATCTGCAATTAAAGCATATAAA
Proteins encoded in this region:
- the LOC136503674 gene encoding uncharacterized protein gives rise to the protein MWNFDDIDWCHMIYLDLYHAVKLWHDKIDEEQTAYTIWGCSTVILIYYLDWLDHPAGPEDRFLTPRISMFTTDMVNNLSRADVVHAGQAIEGYGSLNFRPPTQTCYMAAPDLGSIYVPRLSKLLAGKIAALRGSTRRRFEEVCTSYDQDVDWQCQTIQSALNNIVERQQNMVTTFGFMIDEALLAGGGNEADENVGADSPSAQADDGHPGLQTDLNLPSSPLVENRALLPVGNPL